The proteins below come from a single Elgaria multicarinata webbii isolate HBS135686 ecotype San Diego chromosome 11, rElgMul1.1.pri, whole genome shotgun sequence genomic window:
- the LOC134405909 gene encoding vomeronasal type-2 receptor 26-like has translation MMTKFYQHILSLAFAVNEVNKNPNILPNFTLGFHIYDSYNDAQMTYRTTMKLLFNSHRFVPNYECDTLKKLIAVIGALAFDTSLNMAYILNPYKIPQLTYGSFAPVVSEMRKLPSFFHMVPNEAYQYNGIISLLKHFGWMLVGLFVVDDDQGDRFLQAVGPLLSNNGICVDFTKLIPNEIHFSSRDIRTDLADNIYQLINFRKSRIFVIYGETSVMMYIWYFTIDLGGIGHEQSILRAKVWIITAQIDFIISTLLRNSDLHVFHGAIAFSIHSNEPLGFQKYLQILKPTWRQADDFLEEFWEQAFDCSAPDPLVPYKVSGRCTGEEKLETLPGPFFEMRMTGHSYGIYNAVYAVAHALHALYSSRFNHRGTLHGKQDELQDLKPWQVLPISVCSDSCQPGYQKIMKEGEKFCCYDCNPCPEGKISNQTVLVLQTFIKHRDTPIVKANNRGLTYTLLISLLLCFLSSFLFIGQPGKLNCFLQQPVIGLIFSVAVSSVLAKTITVVVAFMATKPGSNMRKWVGKRLATSIVLSCSLIQAGICALWLTMSPPFPDLDMHSVPEEITVRCNAGSAIIFSFLLGYMGLLSVISFWVAFLARKLPDSFNEAKFITFSMLTFCSVWLSFVPAYLSTKGKYMVAVEIFSILASSAGLLGCIFSPKCYIILFKPELNSREQLIRKKN, from the exons ATGATGACAAAGTTCTACCAACACATCTTATCCTTGGCATTTGCTGTAAATGAGGTTAACAAGAACCCAAACATCTTACCGAATTTCACACTTggattccacatctatgacagctacaaTGATGCACAGATGACCTATCGCACCACCATGAAACTTCTCTTCAACAGCCATAGATTTGTCCCCAACTATGAATGTGATACCCTCAAAAAACTAATAGCTGTCATCGGGGCACTTGCATTTGATACCTCACTCAACATGGCATACATCTTAAATCcttacaagattccacag CTCACTTATGGCTCCTTTGCCCCAGTAGTGAGTGAGATGAGGAAGCTGCCTTCCTTTTTCCACATGGTCCCAAATGAAGCCTATCAGTATAATGGAATTATCAGTTTGCTAAAGCATTTTGGATGGATGTTGGTTGGACTTTTTGTGGTGGATGATGATCAGGGAGATCGTTTCCTGCAAGCCGTGGGGCCATTGCTTTCTAACAATGGAATCTGTGTGGACTTCACAAAACTAATCCCCAATGAAATCCATTTTAGTTCTAGAGATATAAGAACTGATCTGGCTGATAATATTTATCAACTTATCAATTTTAGGAAATCCAGAATATTTGTAATTTATGGTGAAACATCTGTGATGATGTATATATGGTATTTTACAATTGATTTAGGAGGTATTGGACATGAGCAAAGTATCTTGCGCGCAAAGGTATGGATTATAACAGCCCAGATTGATTTTATCATATCAACCCTACTACGGAATTCTGATTTACATGTGTTCCATGGAGCCATTGCCTTCTCCATTCACTCAAATGAACCTTTGGGGTTCCAAAAATATCTTCAAATCCTAAAACCCACATGGAGACAAGCAGATGATTTTCTGGAGGAGTTCTGGGAGCAAGCTTTTGACTGTTCAGCTCCTGATCCcctggtgccatacaaggtctcTGGAAGATGTACTGGGGAGGAGAAACTGGAGACCCTTCCTGGACCTTTTTTTGAGATGCgaatgactggccacagctatgGTATTtataatgctgtctatgctgtggcacatgctttacatgccctGTATTCATCTAGATTCAACCACAGAGGAACTCTCCATGGCAAGCAAGATGAACTTCAAGATCTGAAGCCATGGCAG GTCCTGCCCATTTCTGTCTGTAGTGACTCCTGCCAACCCGGTTATCAGAAGATAATGAAAGAAGGGGAGAAGTTTTGTTGCTATGATTGTAAtccatgtccagaagggaagatttcaaaccaaACTG TCTTGGTGCTGCAAACCTTTATTAAGCACAGAGATACcccaatagtcaaagccaacaatcggggcctcacctacactctcctcatctctctcctgctctgcttcctctcttctttcctATTCATTGGCCAACCTGGGAAACTGAACTGCTTTCTCCAACAACCAGTGATTGGTTTGATCTTCTCGGTGGCTGTTTCTAGTGtcttggccaaaaccatcactgtcgttgtagctttcatggccaccaagccaggtTCTAACATGAGAAAGTGGGTGGGAAAAAGACTGGCCACCTCCATTGTCCTTTCCTGCTCCCTCATTCAAGCTGGCATTTGTGCTTTGTGGCTCACAATGtctcccccattcccagactTAGATATGCACTCAGTCCCTGAAGAAATCACAGTACGATGTAATGCAGGCTCTGCCatcatattttcttttcttttgggctACATGGGACTTCTGTCCGTCATCAGCTTCTGGGTGGCTTTCCTTGCCAGGAAATTGCCAGACAgctttaatgaagccaagttcatcactttcagcatgctgacgttttgcagtgtttggttgtcttttgttccagcctacctaagcaccaaagggaaatacatggtagctgtagagatcttctccatcttagcTTCCAGTGCTGGTTTATTAGGCTGtatcttttcccccaaatgttacattattcTCTTTAAGCCTGAGTTGAACAGCAGGGAGCAGCTCATAAGAAAAAAGAATTAA